The following are from one region of the Puniceicoccaceae bacterium genome:
- the ligA gene encoding NAD-dependent DNA ligase LigA, with product MSDTSSPSLQQRIRSLRQQIETHDQLYYRQNQPEVSDTEYDRLKREYATLLEQSGENPQLDPLLQRVGDDRSRGFETWVHREPMGSLENSYSKQEILQFFQRLEKRLSRGELVYVVQPKIDGLAISLTYEKGRFVRAVTRGNGTEGDDVTRNVTRIDGLPKMLEGGSVPDLLEIRGEVFISREEFARINAERREKGLTLYANPRNLAAGTLKLLDASIVAQRKLELRVYGLGACEPAQWKSLSAFTSQLKDWGCFTVEFTQSVSGIDAVWDAIETFAERKLELGYETDGVVIKLDDLDLQREAGSTAKAPRWAIAYKFAAERAITRLHRIDLQVGRTGAVTPVANLEPVLLAGTTVSRATLHNADEIARKDIREGDWVEVEKAGEIIPQVVGVLLERREQGSQPYAFPSECPACGGPLARLADEVVLRCQNAACPPQVSRRVEHFVSKHCLDIDSFGTAVVEQLMRADRLHTLDEIYRLDRDFLLGLERFGEKSADNLIQAIEASKQQPLWRLIHGLGILHVGAAASKALARAFGSLHQLANATLEQLQEVEGIGAIIADSICDFFADADNRALIDRLQELGLNTEENTSTDGAATRKLEGKTVVLTGTLPDFSRDAFTALIEQHGGKVASSVSKKTDLVVAGESAGSKLTKALELGIEVLDQQGLLDRLEV from the coding sequence ATGTCCGACACATCATCTCCATCATTGCAGCAACGCATCCGATCACTGCGCCAGCAGATCGAAACGCACGACCAGTTGTACTACCGGCAAAACCAGCCCGAGGTGAGTGATACGGAGTACGACCGTCTCAAGCGGGAATATGCGACGCTGCTGGAACAGTCGGGGGAAAACCCGCAGCTCGATCCACTGCTGCAGCGTGTCGGCGATGATCGATCACGCGGCTTTGAAACCTGGGTCCACCGCGAACCGATGGGCAGTTTGGAAAACTCCTATTCCAAGCAGGAAATTCTGCAGTTTTTTCAACGCCTGGAAAAGCGACTTTCCCGTGGAGAACTGGTGTATGTGGTCCAGCCCAAGATTGACGGTCTTGCCATCAGTCTCACCTATGAGAAGGGGCGTTTTGTGCGCGCGGTCACCCGTGGCAATGGCACCGAGGGTGATGACGTCACCCGCAATGTCACCCGCATCGATGGGTTGCCCAAAATGTTGGAAGGTGGCAGCGTTCCGGATCTGTTGGAGATTCGCGGTGAGGTGTTCATCTCGCGAGAGGAGTTTGCGCGCATCAATGCAGAGCGCAGGGAAAAGGGACTCACGCTCTACGCGAATCCCCGCAATCTCGCAGCGGGTACTCTCAAACTGCTCGATGCGAGCATCGTGGCACAGCGCAAACTGGAACTGCGGGTTTATGGATTGGGAGCGTGCGAGCCAGCCCAGTGGAAATCCCTGAGCGCGTTCACCTCCCAATTGAAGGACTGGGGGTGTTTTACTGTCGAATTCACTCAGAGTGTGTCGGGCATCGATGCTGTTTGGGATGCGATTGAAACTTTTGCCGAGCGCAAGCTCGAACTGGGCTACGAGACGGACGGTGTCGTCATCAAGCTGGATGACCTCGATCTTCAGCGCGAGGCTGGCAGCACCGCGAAGGCACCCCGCTGGGCAATTGCCTACAAGTTTGCGGCGGAGCGGGCCATCACGCGCCTGCATCGCATCGATCTTCAGGTGGGTCGAACAGGTGCCGTTACGCCAGTTGCGAACCTAGAACCGGTCCTGCTCGCAGGAACCACCGTATCCCGGGCGACGCTTCACAATGCGGATGAAATTGCGCGAAAGGACATTCGGGAAGGAGATTGGGTTGAGGTGGAAAAGGCTGGTGAAATCATTCCACAGGTTGTGGGGGTCCTGCTTGAGCGCCGGGAACAGGGCAGTCAACCTTATGCATTTCCGAGCGAGTGCCCGGCATGTGGAGGACCGCTTGCGAGGCTTGCGGACGAGGTGGTGCTGCGCTGTCAGAATGCCGCCTGCCCGCCCCAGGTCAGTCGTCGCGTTGAGCATTTTGTTTCCAAGCACTGTCTGGATATTGATTCCTTTGGTACGGCGGTTGTCGAGCAACTGATGCGGGCGGACCGGTTGCACACGCTGGATGAGATCTATCGCCTGGATCGGGACTTCCTGCTCGGGCTAGAACGTTTTGGAGAAAAATCGGCGGATAATCTCATCCAGGCCATCGAAGCGAGCAAGCAGCAGCCGCTTTGGCGCCTGATCCATGGGCTGGGCATTCTGCATGTCGGAGCGGCTGCCTCCAAGGCACTGGCCCGCGCATTTGGAAGTTTGCATCAGCTCGCAAATGCCACGCTGGAGCAGTTGCAGGAAGTCGAGGGCATCGGTGCGATCATTGCCGATTCGATTTGTGATTTTTTTGCCGATGCGGATAACCGTGCCCTGATCGATCGCCTGCAGGAACTCGGCTTGAATACGGAGGAAAACACAAGCACAGATGGTGCAGCAACGCGCAAACTGGAGGGCAAGACCGTCGTGCTGACAGGTACTTTGCCCGATTTTTCGCGCGATGCCTTTACTGCCCT